CGCCTGCAAAGGTGAGCCTGGAGACGGTGTGAGGCGGAGTTCGTGACCGGCTCATTCTGTGACCAATGTGATGACGTGCTCAACCACTAACATGTTATCTTTGTATTAAATACTGTAGTACTattccaggggttctcaaccttggggtcaggaccccatgtgtggTCGTGAGATACtgtgagggggtcgccagatgccttcaagaaactaagaatatatattttacaatttgagacaatttttgcttatttttttaaccctttttctgcaactacaccaaactcactatattttaacttattttcatcactttttcttaccaaatttttgctccttttaatgcatttttcaacacatttttttccactttccagacatgttcagcacttataaaccatttccaccactgttacatctaatgtcacatattttgacccattattgtcacttttaacctcttttcaccatatttactgattattttttggcaatttaaccacatttaccatttgtcatgcccattatttgccagtttaaactaattgttctaatattgacactttgtatcatttttaccacattttctgtctgtttttatccactataatttatacaacttttaaccaatttctatggtttttaaaatcccatttcaccacattttccaccatttttggtcactttgaaccattttattagtgattaaaaccatgatttccatctttaagatgactataataataataataataaacgttcctggataacagtagatattattcagatgaataaataaatgtggttatcacagattcatagaacaatgaaccatcattttactgactttatggatggaccccaaaaatctctcctttattcccccttatagatggtcctgtctccacatgactgttcttcaatgttcatgtctgtgttcaaccaccttcagctacagtgggggtccctgctctctgggacctttattgtggagggtccccgctctctgggacctttattttggagggtcatggtctgaaaagtttgagaaccactggtttaaataacgtttttggtttaattttcaAATATGAATTAAAGACTAAATCTCTTTATTTCCTCATCATGTCACAGAGCAGATGCTAACCCGATGCTAACCTTTCTATTGCTCTCTCTGCTCCACAGATGGTAAACCCATGCTGCGTCAAGGCGACACGGGGGACTGGGTAGGAACGTTTCTGGGTCACAAAGGTGCGGTCTGGGGAGCCACTCTGAACACAGACGCCACCAAAGCAGCCACGGCCGCCGCTGACTTCACAGCGTGAGTGTTTCCACACGGGCTCGGGACGCCGTTTAACCACGCTGTGGGTAGGAAACGCAACATGACAGTAGATGGTTCCAGGAAGTGACTGTAAAGTAATGCTaagctagtgtgtgtgtgtgtgtacgcttTCACAAAGTGTGTGTTCCCTCTCagtgcttttgtgtgtgtgtttacaggaAGGTGTGGGACGCTGTGAGTGGAGACGAGGTTCTCTCACTGGCTCATAAACACATCGTCAAGTCTGTTAACTTCACACAGGTTAGTGCTGGGAaccacttcacacacacacactgcatttGGCTCCGCCTCCATTCAGGATGTAAACACACAGCTGCACATGTTCATTTTTGGCTAACAGACAGCATagcataaccctaaccctaaccctctacAGGACAGTAACTGTCTGCTGACGGGAGGCAACGACAAACTGCTGAGAATCTATGACCTGAGCAACCCTGAAGCAGGTGTGTGAGAGAAGGGTGTGTGAGAAGggtgctgtggtatctgacGTTGTGTTCTCAGCTCCACAGGAGATCAGCGGTCACACGGCGGCCATAAAGAAAGCTCTGTGGTGTAACAATGACACACAGATCCTTTCTGCTGCTGATGACAAAACTATACGGTCAGAGCTCGCCACACACCACGgtctctgtatgtgtgtgttttaatcatgtgtgtttatgtgcagGCTATGGGACAGAGACTCTCTGCAGGAGGTCAGGacgctgacctttgacctctcaGTGAGCAGCATGGAGTATGTAGCTGATGGAGAGATTGTTGTGATCACATATGGAAAAACCATCGCCTTCTACAACGCActgaggtacacacacacacacattaaacgcGCACGCACATtaaaaacgcacacacacacacacacacattaaacgcgcacgcacgcacacacacacacacacattaaacacacacacacacattaaacacacacacacacagatgctaaTGTTGTACAATGTCATTAAAGCTTTTATGTAAATACTTATGTTCCTTGTATCACACACAGTTGTGTAGTAAAGTGTGTAATGTGGTTGTGTGTCCAGTCTGGAGCTGATAAAGACGGTGGAAGCCCCCGCTCCCATAAACTCCGCCTCCCTCCACCCAGACAAAGACTTCCTGGTTGCTGGAGGTGAAGACTTCAAACTCTACAAGTTTGACTACAGCACCAAGGAGGAGCTGGGtgagcgttagcattagcattagcttgctGAGGGCGTGTTGAACGTTAACATCTGCTCATGGCCCCACAGAGTCGTATAAGGGCCACTTTGGCCCTGTGCACTG
This genomic window from Gouania willdenowi chromosome 6, fGouWil2.1, whole genome shotgun sequence contains:
- the strap gene encoding serine-threonine kinase receptor-associated protein translates to MAMRQTPLTCSGHTRPVVDLAFSGVTPYGYFLISACKDGKPMLRQGDTGDWVGTFLGHKGAVWGATLNTDATKAATAAADFTAKVWDAVSGDEVLSLAHKHIVKSVNFTQDSNCLLTGGNDKLLRIYDLSNPEAAPQEISGHTAAIKKALWCNNDTQILSAADDKTIRLWDRDSLQEVRTLTFDLSVSSMEYVADGEIVVITYGKTIAFYNALSLELIKTVEAPAPINSASLHPDKDFLVAGGEDFKLYKFDYSTKEELESYKGHFGPVHCVRFSPDGELYASGSEDGTLRLWQTAVGKTYGLWKCVLPEDLGVENTDQVYTPPEIKA